One genomic segment of Gimesia chilikensis includes these proteins:
- a CDS encoding DUF1501 domain-containing protein, producing the protein MNFDDLMLRDQTRRHFFENCAMGAGAIGLASLMQSEQRAQAGTGKLNGTHHPPKAKNVIYMFMAGGPSQLEMFDFKPKLQELEGKVIPESYVEGKQFAFLKKDAKLLGTRRKFKKHGESGMELSEVVPHLAEVADDITVLKSMKTDVFNHGPAKLFMNTGTQQFGRPSMGAWVTYGIGSESQNLPGFVVLQSGPRGPRGGAPLWGSGFLPTTYQGVPFLNGADPILNLSSPSGINSERQSEFIDTVNQLNSLRLEKTRDPEIATRISAYEMAYRMQSSAPELMDLSGETKETLDLYGVDPAKPSFARNCLLARRLVEKGSRFVQLYHTDWDHHGNKGTDLEESLDARCLETDQASAALVKDLKQRGLLDDTLVIWGGEFGRTPQGEPRDLIGRDHHIDAFSIWVAGGGSKPGVTIGETDELGYYSVEDTIHVRDFHATVLHLLGIDHHELSYFYQGLDFRLTGVEEAHVVEKMLA; encoded by the coding sequence ATGAATTTCGATGACCTGATGTTACGCGATCAGACACGACGTCACTTTTTCGAGAATTGCGCGATGGGTGCCGGGGCCATCGGTCTGGCTTCACTGATGCAGTCGGAACAACGCGCACAGGCCGGCACCGGCAAGTTGAATGGTACCCATCATCCGCCCAAAGCCAAAAATGTGATTTACATGTTTATGGCGGGGGGCCCCAGTCAGCTGGAGATGTTTGATTTCAAACCGAAGCTGCAGGAACTGGAAGGTAAGGTCATCCCCGAATCGTACGTGGAGGGCAAACAGTTTGCGTTTCTGAAAAAAGACGCCAAGCTGCTGGGCACGCGACGGAAATTCAAGAAGCACGGCGAATCGGGCATGGAACTCTCGGAAGTTGTTCCACACCTGGCTGAGGTCGCGGACGACATCACCGTACTGAAGAGTATGAAGACAGACGTCTTTAACCACGGTCCGGCCAAACTCTTCATGAATACCGGGACACAACAGTTTGGTCGCCCCAGCATGGGTGCCTGGGTAACTTACGGCATTGGCAGCGAGTCACAGAATCTGCCCGGGTTCGTCGTGCTACAATCCGGACCGCGGGGACCACGGGGTGGAGCGCCGCTGTGGGGCAGTGGTTTTCTGCCGACCACGTACCAGGGAGTCCCGTTCCTGAACGGAGCAGATCCGATATTAAATCTCTCCAGTCCTTCCGGGATCAACTCTGAGAGACAATCGGAATTCATTGATACGGTGAATCAATTGAACTCGCTTCGCCTGGAGAAGACGCGCGATCCGGAAATCGCCACTCGTATCTCTGCCTATGAAATGGCTTACCGCATGCAATCCAGTGCCCCCGAGTTGATGGATCTCTCGGGCGAGACGAAAGAGACACTCGATCTGTACGGCGTCGATCCCGCGAAACCTTCATTTGCCCGTAACTGTCTATTGGCGCGGCGGTTAGTGGAAAAAGGCTCTCGCTTCGTGCAGCTCTATCATACGGACTGGGATCATCATGGAAATAAAGGAACCGACCTGGAAGAATCGCTGGATGCCCGCTGTCTGGAAACCGATCAGGCGTCGGCTGCACTCGTGAAAGATCTTAAACAACGGGGGCTGCTGGATGATACGCTGGTCATCTGGGGGGGTGAATTTGGGCGGACTCCACAAGGTGAGCCCCGTGATCTGATTGGTCGCGATCATCATATCGATGCGTTTTCCATCTGGGTCGCCGGGGGTGGATCCAAGCCAGGTGTCACAATAGGAGAGACTGACGAGTTAGGCTACTATTCTGTCGAAGACACGATTCATGTACGTGACTTCCATGCGACGGTGCTACACCTCCTCGGCATCGATCACCATGAGCTTTCCTATTTTTACCAGGGTCTCGATTTCCGTTTAACGGGCGTGGAAGAAGCTCATGTCGTCGAGAAAATGCTGGCCTGA
- the flhA gene encoding flagellar biosynthesis protein FlhA, translating into MRNSGLIFPLVIVSSVLVIIAPLPPLVMDLLLSCNITVSVVILMTTIYVTRPLEFSVFPAILLGTTLARLVLNVATTRLILTRGADDGTAAAGGVIEAFGQFVAGGHLVVGLIIFVILVTIQFMVITKGATRISEVAARFSLDSMPGKQMAIDADLNAGLISSEEAKTRRQEITEQADFYGSMDGASKFVRGDSIASIIITLINVVGGLYVGMVDHGMELSKAATVFTTLTIGDGLVTQVPGFLISLAAGLIVTRTSVDSNLPRDVVKQFSGHPEALFLASTFLFALAFTGLPAGPMLALAIGCAVTGMMRRKGQQATEVQKQKAETQQQEQQQQPAEPKPEDHLFVDPLELELGVGLLRLADPATGGDLLDRVTRIRHKIAQELGIILPKVRIRDNIRLGQRDYQIKIRDVAVAWGTIYPDGLLAIDTGATNGDIPGIDTIEPAFGRPAKWIELGQKERAELMGFNVVEPSAVAITHLTEVVREHSSELLTREQVHGLVENLKESSPKVVEELIPDVLKISQVQHVLSNLLRERVPIRDLETILQTLGDYADRTKEPMLLTEYVRNGLARSICQQYRDSNRLLRVVTLDPELEDVLMSGIDYNEHGLAIKLAPRTGEIITQAIADQVEPLVAMGGHPIVLCNPQIRAGLKQITSPLLPRLVVLSLNEITRDTDVEAIGQVSADRLKSNAVVGAA; encoded by the coding sequence ATGCGCAATTCGGGTCTGATCTTCCCACTAGTCATAGTGAGTTCAGTCCTGGTGATCATTGCGCCTCTGCCTCCGCTGGTGATGGACCTGCTCTTGTCATGCAATATCACTGTTTCTGTAGTGATTTTGATGACCACGATTTACGTCACACGCCCGTTGGAATTCAGCGTGTTCCCGGCGATCCTGCTGGGTACCACACTGGCGCGGCTGGTGTTGAACGTAGCGACCACCCGTCTGATCTTAACCCGCGGAGCCGATGATGGTACCGCAGCGGCAGGCGGCGTGATTGAAGCCTTTGGTCAGTTCGTGGCAGGCGGTCATCTGGTTGTGGGTCTGATTATCTTCGTGATCCTGGTCACGATTCAGTTTATGGTGATTACCAAGGGTGCCACACGTATCAGTGAAGTGGCCGCCCGGTTCTCACTCGACAGTATGCCCGGTAAGCAGATGGCCATTGATGCCGACCTGAATGCCGGGTTGATCTCCTCAGAAGAAGCGAAAACCCGTCGCCAGGAAATCACCGAACAGGCTGACTTCTACGGTTCAATGGACGGTGCCAGTAAGTTTGTCCGTGGGGACTCGATTGCCAGTATCATCATCACGCTGATCAACGTGGTCGGCGGTCTGTATGTGGGCATGGTCGATCACGGCATGGAACTGTCGAAAGCAGCAACCGTGTTTACCACCCTGACGATCGGCGATGGTCTGGTAACCCAGGTGCCGGGCTTTTTGATCTCACTCGCCGCGGGTTTGATCGTTACCCGAACTTCAGTCGACAGTAACCTCCCCCGGGACGTCGTTAAACAGTTTTCCGGACATCCGGAAGCCCTGTTCCTCGCTTCAACCTTCCTGTTCGCTCTGGCGTTCACAGGACTGCCCGCCGGCCCAATGCTGGCTCTGGCCATCGGTTGTGCGGTTACGGGGATGATGCGACGCAAAGGGCAGCAGGCTACCGAAGTACAAAAACAGAAAGCGGAAACACAACAGCAGGAACAGCAACAACAGCCTGCCGAACCCAAACCGGAAGATCACCTGTTTGTCGATCCTCTCGAACTGGAACTGGGTGTCGGACTGTTGAGACTGGCCGACCCGGCAACCGGCGGCGATCTGCTGGATCGTGTGACCCGCATCCGACACAAAATTGCCCAGGAACTGGGAATCATTCTTCCCAAGGTTCGGATTCGCGACAACATCCGCCTGGGACAACGCGATTACCAGATCAAAATTCGCGACGTCGCTGTGGCCTGGGGTACGATCTATCCCGATGGTCTCCTCGCGATCGACACGGGAGCCACGAACGGTGATATCCCGGGTATCGACACCATCGAGCCGGCCTTCGGACGTCCCGCCAAGTGGATTGAACTGGGACAGAAAGAACGTGCTGAGCTGATGGGCTTTAATGTCGTCGAACCCTCGGCCGTTGCGATTACGCACCTGACCGAAGTCGTCCGCGAACACAGCAGCGAGTTGCTCACCCGGGAACAGGTTCACGGACTGGTTGAAAACCTGAAGGAATCGTCTCCCAAGGTTGTGGAAGAACTGATTCCCGACGTCCTCAAGATTTCTCAAGTCCAGCATGTACTTTCCAATCTGCTCCGTGAACGGGTACCAATTCGCGACCTGGAAACCATCCTGCAGACGCTGGGCGACTATGCAGACCGAACTAAAGAGCCGATGTTGCTCACCGAATATGTGCGGAATGGACTGGCCCGTTCCATCTGCCAGCAGTACCGCGACAGCAATCGTCTGTTGCGGGTCGTGACGCTCGATCCGGAACTGGAAGATGTGCTGATGTCGGGCATTGATTACAACGAGCATGGACTGGCAATCAAGCTGGCACCGCGGACGGGTGAGATCATCACCCAGGCGATTGCCGACCAGGTCGAACCTCTGGTTGCCATGGGCGGACACCCGATCGTGCTCTGTAATCCCCAGATCCGCGCCGGTCTGAAACAGATTACATCTCCGTTATTACCACGACTGGTCGTGTTAAGTCTGAATGAGATCACCCGTGACACCGATGTGGAAGCGATCGGTCAGGTTTCAGCAGATCGTCTGAAATCGAATGCGGTTGTGGGGGCAGCGTAG
- the flhF gene encoding flagellar biosynthesis protein FlhF: MSDVRTFKAASMQEALKLVREEMGSDAVILQTKQVPGRRGLLPWTRTREEFEITAGLGIKVRTPAAVQNNRRPASSPLQHRASNLQPAGARNESVSYSEPPSRELPSEPIQRTPAPERRVEEDNRPPVHNRLEQRLQDSRPRPSHASQPAYDPTEEFAEKLNAIQEMLESLDRRTRSQRVTDVPPELFHIYTDLIDAEVDETIAHDLVSRLKEHATPEQLKDTQASQSLLAALIEAQLDCASPIRPLPGQRKVVALVGPTGVGKTTTIAKLAANFRLRDNIKMGLITVDTYRIAAVEQLRTYAEIIDLPMKVVSTPREMQMALDEMVGLDLVLIDTAGRSPSDDLKIQELESLFRDIAIDEIALVMSMTSSVRTLEAIAERFKVARPTSMILTKLDEAPVMGSLLTLSQKVKLPIQYLTTGQDVPDDIEPANAARISRLVLGEDKLQ, from the coding sequence ATGTCAGATGTTCGCACTTTTAAAGCCGCCTCAATGCAGGAAGCATTGAAGCTGGTTCGCGAAGAAATGGGCAGCGACGCTGTGATCCTGCAGACAAAACAGGTGCCTGGCCGCAGAGGACTTCTGCCCTGGACCCGCACCAGAGAAGAATTTGAAATCACCGCAGGTCTGGGCATCAAAGTCCGCACACCTGCCGCCGTGCAGAATAACAGACGCCCCGCCAGTTCTCCGTTACAACATCGTGCTTCCAATCTCCAACCGGCGGGCGCCCGCAATGAATCCGTTTCTTACTCTGAACCACCGTCGCGTGAGTTACCCTCCGAACCGATCCAACGGACACCTGCTCCAGAAAGACGAGTCGAAGAAGACAACAGGCCGCCGGTTCACAATCGTCTCGAACAGCGTCTGCAGGATTCCCGTCCTCGACCAAGTCATGCATCGCAGCCGGCCTACGATCCCACTGAGGAATTTGCAGAAAAGCTGAATGCCATCCAGGAAATGCTGGAATCACTGGATCGCCGCACCCGCTCTCAACGCGTCACCGATGTTCCCCCGGAACTGTTTCACATTTACACGGATCTGATTGACGCTGAAGTAGACGAAACCATTGCTCACGATCTCGTCAGCCGCCTCAAAGAGCATGCGACTCCCGAACAACTCAAAGACACCCAGGCCAGTCAGTCCCTGTTAGCGGCACTGATTGAAGCGCAACTGGACTGTGCTTCCCCGATTCGTCCGCTGCCTGGTCAACGCAAAGTGGTGGCCCTGGTTGGCCCCACAGGTGTCGGTAAAACAACGACAATCGCCAAGCTGGCAGCGAATTTCCGTCTGCGTGATAACATTAAAATGGGCCTGATCACTGTCGACACTTACCGGATTGCCGCAGTCGAACAGTTGCGAACCTATGCGGAAATCATCGACCTGCCCATGAAAGTCGTAAGCACGCCACGGGAAATGCAGATGGCACTCGACGAGATGGTCGGACTGGACCTGGTCCTGATCGACACCGCGGGTCGCAGCCCGAGCGATGATCTGAAAATTCAGGAACTGGAAAGCCTGTTCCGCGATATCGCCATCGATGAAATCGCCCTGGTGATGAGCATGACTTCCAGCGTCCGCACTCTCGAAGCGATTGCCGAACGATTCAAAGTTGCCCGTCCGACATCCATGATATTGACGAAACTGGACGAAGCTCCCGTCATGGGCAGTCTGCTGACTCTGAGTCAGAAAGTCAAACTGCCGATTCAGTATCTGACTACGGGACAGGATGTCCCCGACGATATTGAACCGGCGAATGCTGCCCGGATCTCACGCCTGGTTCTGGGCGAAGACAAACTGCAATAA
- a CDS encoding P-loop NTPase, with the protein MAPAVNDFNFDHADLHTEVSAEPQSLSTSSSHGDQAKVLRGLMEQRQPGVIDKSKSTRCRTLAVCSGKGGVGKSVISLNLALALAKTGASVCLMDINLALGNIDLLCRLNGYWNLSHVVSGARSLKEIQLAGPLGINVITGASGLTDLADCSEAVRRDVLGQMQELEATHDYLILDNGTGIHRSIRQFVTSADDVLIVTTPEPTAIADAYATIKSLSTIQSLEIQTLVNQCTSLDQGDKVFQQLQKTTELFLHTGLSQAGQIPHDLQVVQSVYDRDPLVLSHPQSPAAEAIFRLARHVIDVRKTKEQNKQESYFPRLWQRLLGEAA; encoded by the coding sequence ATGGCTCCCGCTGTCAATGATTTCAATTTCGATCACGCCGATCTGCATACCGAAGTGTCTGCAGAACCGCAGTCCCTGTCTACCAGTTCGTCTCACGGCGATCAGGCGAAGGTACTGCGTGGACTGATGGAGCAGCGACAGCCGGGTGTGATTGACAAATCGAAATCGACACGCTGTCGCACCCTGGCGGTCTGCAGTGGTAAAGGGGGTGTGGGGAAATCGGTGATCTCACTGAACCTGGCACTGGCCCTGGCCAAAACCGGCGCTTCGGTCTGCCTGATGGACATCAACCTGGCGTTAGGTAACATCGACTTACTCTGTCGACTTAACGGTTACTGGAATCTCTCGCATGTGGTGAGTGGTGCCCGATCACTCAAGGAAATTCAACTGGCAGGACCGCTGGGCATCAACGTGATTACCGGCGCCAGCGGCCTGACTGATCTCGCGGACTGTTCAGAAGCAGTTCGCCGCGATGTACTGGGACAGATGCAGGAACTGGAAGCGACCCACGATTATCTGATTCTGGATAACGGTACCGGCATCCATCGCAGCATCCGCCAGTTCGTCACATCTGCAGACGATGTATTGATCGTGACGACTCCCGAACCAACGGCGATTGCGGATGCTTATGCTACGATCAAGTCCCTCTCAACAATTCAATCACTGGAAATCCAGACCCTGGTCAATCAATGCACTTCTCTCGACCAGGGCGACAAGGTATTTCAGCAACTCCAAAAAACTACCGAACTGTTTTTGCACACCGGTCTGAGTCAGGCAGGGCAGATCCCCCATGATCTACAGGTCGTTCAGTCGGTCTATGATCGGGATCCGCTGGTGCTCAGTCATCCGCAGAGCCCGGCTGCCGAGGCGATTTTCCGCCTGGCCCGGCATGTGATCGATGTGCGTAAAACAAAGGAACAAAACAAACAAGAGTCTTACTTTCCGCGACTTTGGCAGCGTCTGCTGGGTGAAGCCGCATAA
- a CDS encoding FliA/WhiG family RNA polymerase sigma factor, translated as MAIKASEEIAEIWKEFKQDQSNQTLRNKLIEQYVPLVRYNAERVWAKLPEGVDLNDLISAGVFGLMDAINAFDLERGVKFETYCVPRIRGAMLDELRTMDWVPRLVRSKASKLEAARKAAEAEHGRPPADEEIARKMQLSRKEFEKLKSEANAVGLVSLNKKWYETDSYKDVREVDILEDAKGEDPTKSIQKRDLMRLVTKGLNRNERLIIILYYYEELTMKEIGSTLGLSESRVSQMHSSIVNRLKEQLGRRRPEFA; from the coding sequence ATGGCCATCAAAGCCAGTGAAGAAATCGCAGAGATCTGGAAGGAATTCAAGCAGGATCAATCCAACCAGACACTCCGCAATAAATTGATTGAGCAATATGTTCCCCTGGTTCGTTATAATGCAGAACGAGTCTGGGCGAAGCTCCCTGAAGGGGTCGATTTAAACGACTTGATCTCAGCTGGTGTATTCGGGTTAATGGACGCGATTAATGCATTCGATCTGGAGCGGGGCGTTAAGTTTGAAACTTACTGCGTTCCCCGTATCCGTGGCGCCATGCTGGACGAACTGCGTACCATGGACTGGGTTCCCCGTCTGGTGCGGAGTAAGGCCAGTAAGCTGGAAGCAGCCCGTAAAGCTGCCGAAGCAGAACATGGTCGCCCGCCGGCGGACGAGGAAATTGCCCGGAAGATGCAGTTGTCTCGCAAAGAGTTCGAAAAACTCAAAAGCGAAGCCAACGCTGTCGGCCTGGTCAGCCTCAATAAAAAGTGGTATGAAACCGACAGCTACAAAGACGTACGGGAAGTGGATATTCTCGAGGATGCCAAGGGTGAAGATCCGACCAAGAGTATCCAGAAGCGGGATCTGATGCGACTGGTCACCAAGGGCCTGAACCGCAACGAACGCCTGATTATCATCCTGTATTACTACGAAGAACTGACCATGAAAGAAATCGGCAGCACCCTGGGTCTGTCCGAGTCGCGTGTCAGTCAGATGCATTCCAGCATTGTCAACCGCCTGAAAGAACAACTGGGCCGTCGACGACCCGAATTTGCATAA
- a CDS encoding AAA family ATPase, giving the protein MEVSQIEDYYQRSLTEVGKVLMGQEDLVEGVLIALFCEGNVLIEGVPGLGKTLLVNTLSHVLSSRFRRIQFTPDLMPSDITGHTVYDMHEKVFTFNEGPLFTNLLLADEVNRAPAKTQSALLEAMQERQVSVDGKTYPLERPFLTIATQNPLEQEGTYPLPEAQLDRFMFKLLVDYPTQDQENAILDLYAAGKDNRDLSTFGIEPVLNTETILEIQRRATEIIVEPSIINYITSIVSRTRGWHTIEVGASPRASVNLLIGSRVMAACQGRDFVVPDDVKELALPVLRHRIRLHPEAEIEGVNVDDVIREILESVEAPRQ; this is encoded by the coding sequence ATGGAAGTTTCTCAGATTGAAGATTACTATCAGCGCTCACTGACAGAGGTGGGAAAAGTTCTCATGGGTCAGGAAGATCTGGTAGAAGGGGTGCTGATCGCCCTGTTCTGCGAGGGAAATGTGCTGATCGAAGGGGTTCCCGGCCTGGGTAAGACGTTGCTGGTCAATACCCTCAGCCACGTCCTCTCCAGCAGGTTCCGGCGGATTCAGTTCACTCCGGACCTGATGCCCTCCGACATCACCGGGCATACCGTGTATGACATGCACGAAAAGGTTTTCACGTTTAATGAAGGCCCCCTGTTTACCAACCTGCTGCTCGCGGATGAAGTCAACCGCGCCCCGGCGAAAACACAGTCGGCACTGCTGGAAGCGATGCAGGAACGCCAGGTCTCTGTGGATGGTAAAACCTATCCGCTGGAGCGTCCGTTCCTGACGATTGCCACCCAGAACCCGCTGGAGCAGGAAGGAACCTATCCGCTGCCTGAGGCGCAGCTGGACCGATTCATGTTCAAACTGCTGGTCGACTATCCAACACAGGACCAGGAAAACGCGATCCTCGATTTGTACGCGGCCGGTAAAGACAATCGCGATCTGAGCACCTTTGGTATCGAGCCGGTTCTGAATACGGAAACCATTCTGGAGATTCAGAGACGGGCCACTGAAATCATCGTGGAACCCTCGATCATCAATTACATCACTTCGATTGTCTCCCGCACCCGAGGCTGGCACACCATTGAAGTTGGTGCGAGTCCACGTGCCAGCGTGAACCTGTTGATCGGTTCGCGGGTGATGGCCGCCTGCCAGGGCCGCGACTTCGTCGTTCCCGATGATGTGAAGGAACTGGCCCTGCCCGTGCTGCGTCATCGCATCCGTCTGCATCCGGAAGCTGAGATTGAAGGCGTGAATGTCGACGACGTGATTCGAGAAATCCTGGAAAGTGTTGAGGCGCCCCGCCAATGA
- a CDS encoding DUF58 domain-containing protein, giving the protein MMPRLSLLFLFAAAMVPFALGTVWPEAGQLGILICLGVFLLSLVDLVVTPSLLAIEVNRDVNEVLSVGTPNSVKLWFTNRGSVPLKIHVHDEPPMPCHYTDLPFDIELFPNKHQYSIYHVEPHHRGKNRFRRVFLQMKSRLGLWTLYDERDIHQVVRIYPDIKAVHGVELMARRNRLAETGIKMSRLRGRGTEFDRLREYRRGDEFRSIDWKATSRHQELISREYVVEKNQNIIFLLDCGRSMCNADEGVTHFDRALNAAILLSYVALRQGDTVSLMACSNKVERWVPPVRGAGSIQKLIRQVYDLDPVYEASDYRLMSEQLQLRYRKRSLVVVLTHALDEVHLSHLSDALRMMRWPHLVLSAFLRNVPLQERMNAIPETDREAFQIAAAADIVATQTTQIAALQKSGLLILDTLPENLSVNLISRYLDIKARQLL; this is encoded by the coding sequence ATGATGCCCCGTCTCTCCCTGCTGTTTCTGTTCGCTGCCGCGATGGTCCCCTTTGCGCTGGGAACGGTCTGGCCCGAAGCGGGACAGCTGGGAATTCTGATCTGCCTGGGTGTGTTTCTACTGTCGCTGGTCGATCTGGTGGTTACCCCTTCGCTGCTGGCGATTGAAGTCAATCGGGACGTGAATGAAGTCCTGAGTGTCGGCACCCCGAACAGTGTTAAACTCTGGTTTACCAACCGTGGTTCGGTGCCTCTCAAGATTCACGTGCACGACGAACCGCCGATGCCGTGTCACTATACCGACCTGCCTTTCGACATCGAACTGTTTCCGAACAAGCATCAGTACAGCATTTATCATGTGGAACCGCATCACCGGGGTAAAAACCGGTTCCGCCGTGTCTTTCTGCAGATGAAAAGCCGGCTCGGCCTGTGGACGCTTTACGATGAGCGGGACATTCACCAGGTGGTCCGCATCTATCCAGATATTAAAGCAGTACATGGCGTGGAGCTGATGGCCCGCCGGAACCGACTGGCAGAAACCGGTATCAAGATGTCCCGCCTGCGGGGACGTGGGACTGAGTTCGATCGACTGCGCGAGTATCGTCGCGGCGACGAATTTCGCAGCATAGACTGGAAAGCGACCTCCCGGCACCAGGAGCTGATCAGTCGCGAGTACGTAGTGGAGAAGAATCAGAATATCATCTTCCTGCTCGACTGTGGTCGTTCGATGTGTAACGCCGACGAAGGCGTAACTCACTTCGACCGGGCATTGAATGCGGCGATCCTCTTAAGTTATGTGGCACTCCGGCAGGGAGACACGGTCTCGTTGATGGCCTGTTCGAACAAGGTCGAGCGGTGGGTTCCCCCGGTGCGCGGTGCCGGTTCGATTCAGAAACTGATCCGCCAGGTTTATGATCTGGATCCGGTCTACGAGGCCTCAGACTACCGACTGATGTCGGAACAGCTCCAGCTGCGTTACCGTAAACGTTCGCTGGTCGTTGTACTCACACACGCGCTGGACGAAGTGCATCTCTCGCACTTGAGCGATGCCCTGCGGATGATGCGCTGGCCCCATCTGGTACTCTCCGCGTTCCTGCGAAACGTTCCCCTGCAGGAGCGGATGAACGCGATTCCGGAAACAGACCGCGAAGCCTTCCAGATCGCCGCAGCCGCAGACATCGTGGCCACCCAGACCACACAGATCGCCGCGCTACAGAAATCGGGTCTGCTGATTCTGGACACGCTGCCGGAGAATCTGTCGGTCAATCTCATCAGCCGCTACCTGGACATCAAAGCCCGACAACTGCTGTGA